The nucleotide window GGCTGCGCCTTCTCCCTTTGACTATCCGACCGCGGAGGAGTTTCGAGCCTTTACATCCGCAGTGGCTGTCAAGGAGATCATGACGAAGGAGGTGGTAACGGTGACGCCGCTCACCCCCATTGAGGAGGCAGCCAGCCTGATGAGCGAGAGGCGGATCGGGGCACTGCCGGTTGTCCAGGAGGGGCGGCTGGTCGGGATGCTGACCGAGACCGATGTCCTGGGTGTCATGACCGAGATGATGGGGGCGACGCAGACCGCGTCTCGAGTGGAGATTGAGATTCCAGCGAGCGCGGGGACGCTGACTGATGTCATCGGGATCGTTGAGAACCAGCAGGTGGAGATTGCCAGCCTTGTGACGTTGCCGTGTCGTGAGGGGGCGAGGCGGCTGGTGATCCTTCGGCTGCGGACCATCAATCCGGACCCGGTCGTCCGAGCACTGGAGCAGCGCGGCTACCCGCAGGTTGTGGGTGAGTTTGTGTCTTAGTGGAGCCATGCAGAAGATCCTGATGAGCGTGGACGGGTCGTTCGCCGCAGAGGCGGGGGCGCGTTACGCCTTGGCGCTCGGCAAGGCCCTTGGGGCCGAGCTTGACCTGCTGTTCGTCGCCGGCGATCAATCGGCCCCCGCGATGAAACGGGCCGAGGAATCGCTGGTACGCCTGCTTCGGCAGGCGCACGCGCTTGGCCTGAAGGCGCGGAGCGTCACCGAGATCGGCGATCCGGTACGGGTGATTCAGGACTATGTGGCGCGCGAGGGAGTCACGCTGACCATGGCGTCGGTGACCGGACCGGAGGCGGCGCATCGCCTCCTGCGCGAACTGCCCTGCGCCATGCTGCTGGTTCGGGTGGTCCACCCCGGACGGATGGCGTCGCCGCACGAGATTCTGGTTCCCGTCTACGGCGGCGAATTCGAGGGGGGCGGTCTCGAGGCGGCGGCCGATCTGCTGGCCCGACTGGGCGCATTCTGGCATGCCCGTGTCGTTCTCTTTCGATTGAGACGGCCGCTTGCGCGTCTGTTCGACCGTCCGCGCCTCGTCGACGAGACGCTGGAGCAGGCGGAACGGTCGCTGCATCCCCTGATCGCCGCGCTCGCGCGCCGGGGCCTGGCGCCGGCAATGCGGGTGTCCTGGGGTCGTCGGCA belongs to Candidatus Methylomirabilota bacterium and includes:
- a CDS encoding acetoin utilization protein AcuB; the protein is MRVKDRMRRSLVSIAQSDTLDHAMTTLKRFNIRHLPVVKGDRIVGIVSDRDVKKAAPSPFDYPTAEEFRAFTSAVAVKEIMTKEVVTVTPLTPIEEAASLMSERRIGALPVVQEGRLVGMLTETDVLGVMTEMMGATQTASRVEIEIPASAGTLTDVIGIVENQQVEIASLVTLPCREGARRLVILRLRTINPDPVVRALEQRGYPQVVGEFVS